In Clostridium swellfunianum, a genomic segment contains:
- a CDS encoding HIT domain-containing protein, which produces MRDCVFCRIINKEEYAEIVYENDYVISFYTITPTTDVHVLVVPKKHIVNILDITDNDHIYITEMHKAFIHISKLLNIDDSGFRIVTNTGKHGQQEVMHLHYHLIGGRQLKWEM; this is translated from the coding sequence ATGAGAGACTGTGTTTTTTGCCGGATAATTAACAAAGAAGAATATGCGGAAATTGTTTATGAGAACGATTATGTCATTTCGTTTTATACCATAACACCAACAACAGATGTCCATGTTTTAGTTGTACCCAAAAAGCATATAGTAAATATTTTAGATATTACTGATAATGATCATATATACATCACAGAAATGCATAAAGCTTTTATTCATATTTCGAAACTGTTAAATATAGATGACTCAGGATTTAGAATTGTAACCAATACAGGTAAACATGGACAACAAGAAGTAATGCATTTACATTATCATTTAATAGGAGGAAGGCAATTGAAATGGGAAATGTAA